One part of the Pseudemcibacter aquimaris genome encodes these proteins:
- a CDS encoding leucyl aminopeptidase: MRKLSTTFLSLATAGLLTTSALAQTTVSFSDNVPSQGNLVIGVFENGDLGSFGQTIDSNSNGALSHAIKAADFKAGEMSTKVIPAPMGSGYDQIMLVGLGAKGEEKSDLQWQKIGGDAAQDAVKAFKQAPSMVYDVSANATANLAYGAKLGIYYFDKYYTKESRQKSQENITIISNNDDDAKSHFDAELDPVANAIWHARDVSNEPANVIYPESFVERWTEKFAGMDNITIKVIDEKEMLEMNMGAIYGVGRGSKRPPRIMIVEYNGGNSGDNPVAIVGKGITFDTGGISIKGSNNMWNMKFDMSGAASAIGTIYALAGRGAKVNAVGVAALAENMPGGNAQRPGDVVNTMSGKTVQIRSTDAEGRLVLADGIHYTDVTYDPPLLVNLATLTGSASRALGDDYAALFSRHDELADKLLDMGKETGDELWHLPLNKNHFKAIENNVADIMNSGPSAPGASAGAAFIGAFVREETNWAHLDIAGVAYSDKAMPTKASPGSRSFGIRLLNGYIKKHYEN; encoded by the coding sequence TTGCGGAAATTATCAACAACTTTTCTATCACTTGCAACAGCAGGGTTATTAACCACATCCGCACTGGCGCAAACCACCGTTTCATTTTCGGATAACGTCCCGTCACAAGGCAACCTTGTGATTGGCGTATTTGAAAATGGTGACCTCGGCAGTTTCGGACAAACGATTGACAGCAATTCAAATGGCGCCTTGAGCCATGCCATTAAAGCCGCCGATTTTAAAGCAGGCGAGATGAGCACGAAAGTCATCCCTGCCCCAATGGGGTCTGGATATGATCAGATTATGCTTGTGGGACTTGGTGCAAAGGGCGAAGAAAAATCTGACCTTCAGTGGCAAAAAATTGGCGGTGACGCCGCACAAGACGCGGTAAAAGCATTTAAGCAAGCCCCATCAATGGTATATGACGTATCCGCAAATGCGACTGCAAATCTGGCTTACGGCGCAAAGCTTGGTATTTATTATTTTGATAAATATTACACAAAAGAAAGCCGCCAGAAGAGCCAGGAAAACATTACCATCATCAGCAACAATGATGATGACGCCAAATCACATTTTGATGCAGAACTTGATCCGGTTGCTAACGCAATCTGGCACGCACGTGATGTTTCCAATGAACCGGCCAATGTAATTTATCCGGAAAGCTTCGTTGAAAGATGGACCGAGAAATTCGCTGGCATGGATAACATCACGATCAAAGTCATTGATGAAAAGGAAATGCTGGAAATGAATATGGGCGCCATTTATGGCGTTGGTCGCGGTAGTAAACGCCCACCGCGTATCATGATTGTGGAATATAATGGTGGCAACAGCGGCGATAATCCTGTCGCTATCGTTGGTAAGGGCATCACGTTCGATACCGGCGGCATCAGCATAAAAGGTTCCAACAACATGTGGAACATGAAATTTGATATGTCCGGCGCTGCAAGCGCGATCGGGACCATTTATGCACTTGCCGGTCGAGGTGCAAAAGTGAACGCCGTTGGTGTTGCGGCACTCGCTGAAAATATGCCAGGCGGCAATGCACAGCGCCCGGGTGATGTGGTAAATACCATGTCTGGTAAAACCGTACAAATCAGATCAACAGATGCAGAGGGGCGCTTGGTTCTTGCCGATGGCATTCATTATACCGATGTAACATATGATCCGCCGCTTCTTGTTAATCTAGCGACACTGACCGGGTCAGCGAGCCGTGCTTTAGGGGATGATTACGCGGCGCTTTTCTCGCGTCATGATGAACTTGCGGATAAATTACTTGATATGGGTAAGGAAACCGGTGACGAGCTTTGGCACCTGCCGCTAAACAAGAATCACTTTAAAGCCATCGAAAATAATGTAGCGGATATTATGAACTCCGGACCATCTGCTCCGGGTGCGAGTGCAGGCGCTGCATTCATTGGTGCATTCGTACGTGAAGAAACCAATTGGGCCCATCTTGATATTGCTGGTGTTGCATATTCCGATAAAGCCATGCCGACCAAGGCTTCACCGGGTTCAAGGTCCTTTGGAATCAGGCTTTTAAACGGATACATCAAGAAACATTACGAAAATTAA